The Hypnocyclicus thermotrophus nucleotide sequence TATTTCTTTTTCACCATTATTATGTTCAAAAGTTACCTCAAAATTACCAATTGTATCTGGGATAAAAGTAGCACTATATCCACTATCAATCAATTTACCTTTTGAATATGTTGGTTTTCCGGAAATATACCATTTTCCTTTTGTTTGAGAAATAAGAGTAATAGGAGTATTAACAAAATTTACTCCAGATATTTCTATTTTTGAATAAGAAATTGATGAAAATAAAAGCATAATAAATAGTAATTGCCTTTTCATAAAACTCCTTTCTAAAATTAAGAGAGCAAATTAAATTTGCTCTCTTATAATTCTTTTATGTGAATTGTAATATTATTTACTAATTCTGAATCATCATATATAGAATACACTAATTTTATATCTTTTTCAAGTGTTTCAATTTTTTTTGTTGAAATTTTAAATATTTTATTTATATATGAGCTCGAATAACTAAATTGAGTATGTTTATTAAGCTCTAAAATAAGTTTACTATTTATTTTACCCTTTCTAAATATTTTTATACTATCATTTTTTAAAAATATTTTATTTACACCAAATTCATCATTATAAGTATATTTTATAATACCATTATTAATAGTTTTAGTACCATTGAAAATATTTTCTGTTTTTTCGTTAAAACTATCAAATGTAGAAATTTTTAATTTTATATTCATTATTAAAATTCCTCTTCATAAAATTCATCATAGTCATCAAAATCATCTTCGATATAAAGTTCGTTATTATCAATTAAATCTTCATCTTCTAAAGATTCGTAATCATCATCCCAAAACTCTATTTCAGCAGCAGTACCATAATATTCAGATTCCCACTCTTCTAATAGTTCATCAGATTCTTCTTCATCATCGATCAAAACAATGATTTCTTCAAGGTCATCATAATAAAAAATATATTTTTTTTCTTCAAATATATTTTGTGCAACTAAATATTCTTTGCCATGCATTATCATATCACCAATTACTTCAAACTCTATATCATCATCATCAATTTCATAAATAAATCTCTCTCCGATAGAATACATTTTTAACACCTCACTTATGATATTTAATATTATTAGTTATAGAAAACCATCTATATAATTGCTCTAAAAAAAGTAAACGCATTAATTGATGCGGGAATGTCATTTTGGAAAAACTAAGTCTATAATTTGAAATAGACCTAATACTGTCATTAACACCATATGAACCGCCAATGATGAAATTGATTCTACTTACTCCATTAACAGTAAGTCCTTCAATTTTTTTTGACATTTTTTCCGATGAAATATGCTCTCCAGAAACATCTAATAAAACTGTGTAACCTTTTAGTTTTTCTAGAATTTTTTGTATATCAACACATTCTTTTTTTATAGAGTCATCTCGATTATTATCATTGCCTCTTTCTTTTAATTCTATAATTTTAAATTTACAAAAGGGTTTTAATCTTTTTGTAAATTCATCAATTCCATTATTTATATATTTTTCTTTTATTTTGCCAACACAAATCAAATTTACTTCTATCATTATATAACACCTACTTTATTTTTTAGAAACAGACGAATTATAACATCTTAGGAAGATATAAGTCAATACTATTTTCGACCAAATTTTTTATCTAATTCCAAAAATGGAATTTTTAAAATAATAGGTCTACCATGCGGGCAAGTAAATTTTCCGTATAAATATAATTTATTAAGAAGTATTGAAATTTCTTCGATTTCTAATTTTTCTCCTGCTTTTATGGCGTTTTTACATGACATGG carries:
- a CDS encoding DUF1934 domain-containing protein is translated as MNIKLKISTFDSFNEKTENIFNGTKTINNGIIKYTYNDEFGVNKIFLKNDSIKIFRKGKINSKLILELNKHTQFSYSSSYINKIFKISTKKIETLEKDIKLVYSIYDDSELVNNITIHIKEL
- a CDS encoding 23S rRNA (pseudouridine(1915)-N(3))-methyltransferase RlmH, translating into MEVNLICVGKIKEKYINNGIDEFTKRLKPFCKFKIIELKERGNDNNRDDSIKKECVDIQKILEKLKGYTVLLDVSGEHISSEKMSKKIEGLTVNGVSRINFIIGGSYGVNDSIRSISNYRLSFSKMTFPHQLMRLLFLEQLYRWFSITNNIKYHK